A genomic window from Nocardioides sp. BP30 includes:
- a CDS encoding carbohydrate ABC transporter permease, with amino-acid sequence MTATSPSTPAARRARKAPADQVSPHLYGLRRTTTLAINLLAIAFALFILGPLVWLAFSATKSQAEIYDSFGFWFAGPFRLWHNLSALGQNVSGTGIFVHWLGNTLLYAIAGAVGATVLSALAGYGFSRYRFRGANTLFLVVMATLLVPLTAIALPLFLFYSKVGLVNSIWGMILPSMVSPIGIYLMRTFIDASVPKELIEAARLDGASELWIFWRIGLPLAFPGLMTVLLISIVAIWNNYFLPLIIFSKSGLYPLTVGLSAISQAAETGTKAELVPVLITGGLVTVVPLIALFLLLERYFRGGMLQGSVTG; translated from the coding sequence ATGACCGCCACGTCGCCCTCGACGCCCGCCGCCCGCCGCGCCCGGAAGGCGCCCGCCGACCAGGTCTCGCCCCACCTCTACGGCCTTCGGCGTACGACGACGCTCGCGATCAACCTGCTCGCCATCGCCTTCGCCCTCTTCATCCTCGGCCCGCTGGTCTGGCTGGCCTTCAGCGCCACCAAGTCCCAGGCCGAGATCTACGACAGCTTCGGGTTCTGGTTCGCCGGCCCCTTCCGGCTGTGGCACAACCTGTCCGCCCTGGGTCAGAACGTCAGCGGCACCGGCATCTTCGTGCACTGGCTGGGCAACACCCTGCTCTACGCGATCGCGGGCGCCGTCGGCGCGACGGTCCTCTCCGCGCTCGCCGGATACGGCTTCTCCCGCTACCGCTTCCGCGGCGCGAACACCCTGTTCCTGGTGGTGATGGCGACCCTGCTGGTACCGCTGACGGCCATCGCGCTGCCGCTGTTCCTCTTCTACTCCAAGGTCGGCCTGGTCAACTCGATCTGGGGGATGATCCTGCCCAGCATGGTCTCGCCAATCGGGATCTACCTGATGCGCACCTTCATCGACGCCTCGGTGCCCAAGGAGCTGATCGAGGCAGCCCGGCTCGACGGTGCCTCCGAGCTGTGGATCTTCTGGCGGATCGGCCTGCCGTTGGCCTTCCCGGGCCTGATGACGGTGCTGCTGATCTCGATCGTGGCGATCTGGAACAACTACTTCCTGCCGCTGATCATCTTCAGCAAGAGCGGCCTCTACCCGCTCACCGTCGGGCTCTCCGCGATCTCGCAGGCCGCCGAGACCGGCACCAAGGCCGAGCTCGTCCCGGTGCTCATCACCGGCGGCCTGGTCACGGTGGTGCCGCTGATCGCGCTCTTCCTGCTGCTCGAGCGCTACTTCCGCGGCGGCATGCTGCAGGGCAGTGTCACCGGCTGA
- a CDS encoding carbohydrate ABC transporter permease, giving the protein MSQQLIHPPALGAVGDDRAGGSKRPQRRRSASSRRESRRERAGAAFIAPHMLMLGLFMLVPTVYAVYSSLFATKLIGGRQWVGLENYRTVLHSSEFWSGVVRVLVFGAIQVPLTLAIAFGFAALFDAGVIRGSRFLRTIYFMPFAVPGVVASVMWSFLLLPGFGSYAKALDRLGLGHVDFFSSRLILPTIMLIVIWEWTGYNMTILYTSLKSIPKEVTEAAIMEGASLWRIIVHIKLPMVMPSIVMLVFLNAVGALQLFTEPSILASFQPQAVSFGFTPTLFVYHTAVGSGEYELGAAAAVILALIIGALSVAGFAVRRRNGEFR; this is encoded by the coding sequence ATGTCGCAGCAGTTGATCCATCCGCCGGCCCTCGGCGCGGTCGGCGACGACCGTGCCGGTGGGTCCAAGCGACCGCAACGTCGCCGCAGCGCCTCGTCCCGACGCGAGTCACGGCGCGAGCGCGCCGGTGCGGCGTTCATCGCCCCGCACATGCTGATGCTCGGGCTGTTCATGCTCGTGCCGACCGTCTACGCGGTCTACAGCAGCCTGTTCGCGACCAAGCTCATCGGCGGTCGCCAGTGGGTAGGCCTGGAGAACTACCGGACGGTCCTGCACTCGAGCGAGTTCTGGTCAGGGGTCGTGCGGGTGCTCGTCTTCGGTGCCATCCAGGTGCCGCTGACCCTCGCGATCGCCTTCGGCTTCGCGGCGCTCTTCGATGCGGGGGTCATCCGGGGCAGCCGCTTCCTGCGGACGATCTACTTCATGCCCTTCGCCGTACCCGGCGTGGTGGCCTCGGTGATGTGGTCGTTCCTGCTGCTCCCGGGCTTCGGGTCCTACGCCAAGGCGTTGGACCGGCTCGGTCTGGGGCACGTCGACTTCTTCTCCAGCCGGCTCATCCTGCCCACGATCATGCTGATCGTGATCTGGGAGTGGACCGGCTACAACATGACCATCCTCTACACCTCGCTGAAGTCGATCCCCAAGGAGGTGACCGAGGCAGCGATCATGGAGGGCGCGTCGCTGTGGCGGATCATCGTGCACATCAAGCTGCCGATGGTGATGCCCTCGATCGTGATGCTGGTCTTCCTCAACGCCGTCGGGGCGCTGCAGCTGTTCACCGAGCCGTCGATCCTGGCATCCTTCCAGCCGCAGGCGGTCTCCTTCGGCTTCACCCCGACCCTGTTCGTCTACCACACCGCCGTCGGCAGCGGGGAGTACGAGCTCGGCGCCGCCGCCGCCGTCATCCTGGCGCTGATCATCGGCGCACTGTCTGTCGCCGGCTTCGCCGTGCGCCGCAGGAACGGAGAATTCCGATGA
- a CDS encoding extracellular solute-binding protein — MNVPNSRAAGRVGMRRTSALAAVAAASVLALSACSGSGDDAATAGSKDSASSAPTSTASSTTASCSAGATKLTFWGWPTGYDLAVDKFNQTHPDICVDLENAGAAGDEYTKLSDTIKAGSGAPDVATIEYFELPSFEVTNSLVDLSGYGIDSAKSNEASIAWQQVSQGSHVYAMPVDLGPMALFYNQKQLNAAGITQPPATWTDFAAAADKLHAKDPKAAITNFDPESPQDVLALMQQYGAFPFTYTGGSKLGISFTGAKQMEFAKYWQDLIDKKEATTAADFSPQQWADFDSGATASRLSPAWGPVGMQLSIKKTIGDWRTATLPQTTAGGNASGSWGGSTLAVIKGTPHAKEAAEFVKWFGGSDDAWQILSGDVAGAFPAYVPLLNDATFQAKKLPITGDSTPNAVFATAAQNVQAAQWPPIMTAALTQWTSTFAGVTKGTETLQQAFTAFQSQLTKYATAQGFSVTGSN, encoded by the coding sequence ATGAACGTTCCGAACTCCCGCGCGGCCGGCCGCGTCGGCATGCGCCGTACCTCGGCCCTGGCGGCCGTCGCGGCGGCATCGGTCCTGGCGCTCTCGGCCTGTTCGGGCTCCGGTGACGACGCGGCGACCGCAGGCAGCAAGGACAGCGCGTCGAGCGCGCCGACCTCGACGGCGAGCTCGACCACCGCCTCCTGCTCGGCCGGCGCCACCAAGCTCACCTTCTGGGGCTGGCCGACGGGCTACGACCTGGCGGTCGACAAGTTCAACCAGACCCACCCCGACATCTGCGTCGACCTCGAGAACGCCGGCGCCGCGGGGGACGAGTACACCAAGCTGAGCGACACCATCAAGGCCGGCAGCGGCGCGCCGGACGTCGCCACCATCGAGTACTTCGAGCTGCCCTCCTTCGAGGTCACCAACAGCCTCGTCGACCTCTCGGGCTACGGCATCGACTCGGCCAAGTCCAACGAGGCCTCCATCGCCTGGCAGCAGGTCTCGCAGGGCTCCCACGTCTATGCCATGCCGGTCGACCTGGGGCCGATGGCGCTCTTCTACAACCAGAAGCAGCTCAACGCCGCCGGGATCACCCAGCCGCCCGCCACCTGGACCGACTTCGCGGCGGCGGCCGACAAGCTGCACGCCAAGGACCCCAAGGCGGCGATCACCAACTTCGACCCGGAGAGCCCGCAGGACGTGCTCGCCCTGATGCAGCAGTACGGCGCGTTCCCGTTCACCTACACCGGCGGCTCCAAGCTCGGCATCTCCTTCACCGGCGCCAAGCAGATGGAGTTCGCCAAGTACTGGCAGGACCTGATCGACAAGAAGGAGGCCACCACCGCGGCCGACTTCTCGCCGCAGCAGTGGGCCGACTTCGACAGCGGCGCCACCGCCTCGCGTCTCAGCCCGGCCTGGGGCCCGGTGGGCATGCAGCTGAGCATCAAGAAGACCATCGGCGACTGGCGCACGGCCACGCTGCCGCAGACGACCGCCGGTGGCAACGCCTCCGGTAGCTGGGGTGGCTCGACGCTGGCGGTCATCAAGGGCACGCCGCACGCCAAGGAGGCAGCCGAGTTCGTGAAGTGGTTCGGTGGCAGCGACGACGCCTGGCAGATCCTCAGCGGTGACGTGGCCGGTGCGTTCCCGGCGTACGTGCCGCTGCTGAACGACGCGACGTTCCAGGCGAAGAAGCTGCCGATCACCGGCGACTCCACGCCCAACGCGGTCTTCGCGACCGCGGCGCAGAACGTCCAGGCCGCTCAGTGGCCGCCGATCATGACGGCCGCGCTCACGCAGTGGACCTCGACCTTCGCCGGTGTCACCAAGGGCACCGAGACGCTCCAGCAGGCGTTCACCGCGTTCCAGTCCCAGCTGACCAAGTACGCCACTGCGCAAGGATTCAGCGTCACCGGTTCGAACTGA
- a CDS encoding MFS transporter — MTQTPLADPLRATSNAGRWVLVATILGSGLAGIDQTVVGVALPTIGRDLGASFAGLQWTVSAYTLTLASLILWGGALGDRFGRRRAFLSGVVAFTAASALCAAAPNITFLILARAVQGMGGALLTPASLALIESSFVPEDRARAIGTWAGFSGVATALAPFVGGWILAAASWRWVFLINLPMAALVIALTLRHVPESRQDRHGRAAGARSGASDWQGAVLTVVGLGTLTWAALGSSGSGAVAERVAAVAVAAVAFTSFVLVERRSDHPLVPLDLFADRTFSVTNVATFLLYGAIGCFFFLLVIALQLVCGFSPLAAGAASLPVTVLTLALSARSGELAARIGPRTQMSLGPLVCAVGVVLTLRLSPDSNYWVDVLPAVLLFGLGLVTFVAPLTSTALSSAPTENAGVASGVNNAVARSGTLLAVAVIPVLTGLSGDAFGDVGSFRDGYRACTWAIAALLVGASVMAAVGLPRVCPRLRAPRCRPDPVAGSPGH; from the coding sequence ATGACGCAGACCCCACTCGCCGACCCGTTGCGAGCGACGAGCAACGCGGGTCGGTGGGTGCTGGTCGCGACGATCCTCGGATCGGGGCTGGCAGGGATCGATCAGACGGTGGTCGGGGTGGCGCTGCCGACGATCGGTCGCGATCTGGGCGCTTCGTTCGCGGGGCTGCAGTGGACCGTGAGCGCCTACACCCTCACCCTGGCCTCGCTCATCCTGTGGGGTGGAGCGCTGGGGGATCGGTTCGGCAGACGTCGAGCGTTCCTGTCCGGCGTGGTGGCGTTCACCGCGGCCTCGGCGCTGTGCGCGGCGGCGCCGAACATCACGTTCCTGATCCTCGCGCGCGCCGTCCAGGGCATGGGAGGCGCGTTGCTGACGCCGGCGAGCCTGGCCCTCATCGAGTCGTCCTTCGTGCCCGAGGACAGGGCCCGCGCGATCGGCACCTGGGCAGGCTTCAGCGGTGTCGCGACGGCACTGGCCCCCTTCGTCGGCGGCTGGATCCTGGCGGCGGCTTCCTGGCGGTGGGTGTTCCTGATCAACCTGCCGATGGCGGCGCTGGTCATCGCCCTGACCCTGCGGCACGTCCCTGAGTCCCGACAGGACCGGCACGGCCGTGCGGCCGGCGCGCGGTCGGGTGCCTCGGACTGGCAGGGCGCGGTGCTCACGGTGGTGGGGCTCGGCACGCTGACGTGGGCGGCGCTCGGCTCCTCGGGGAGCGGCGCCGTGGCCGAGCGCGTCGCCGCCGTGGCCGTCGCCGCGGTGGCCTTCACCTCCTTCGTGCTGGTGGAGCGCCGTTCGGACCACCCGCTCGTGCCGCTCGACCTCTTCGCCGATCGGACCTTCAGCGTCACGAACGTCGCGACCTTCCTGCTCTACGGTGCGATCGGCTGCTTCTTCTTCCTGCTGGTGATCGCCCTCCAGCTCGTCTGCGGCTTCTCGCCGCTGGCGGCGGGGGCCGCGAGCCTCCCCGTCACGGTGCTGACCCTCGCGCTCTCCGCGCGCAGCGGTGAGCTCGCCGCTCGGATCGGACCACGCACGCAGATGAGCCTGGGACCGCTGGTGTGCGCGGTCGGCGTGGTGCTCACGCTGCGGCTCTCGCCGGACTCGAACTACTGGGTCGACGTCCTGCCGGCGGTCCTGCTCTTCGGACTCGGTCTCGTCACGTTCGTCGCGCCGCTGACCTCGACGGCGCTGAGCTCGGCGCCCACCGAGAACGCCGGCGTGGCCTCCGGCGTCAACAACGCGGTGGCCCGATCGGGAACGCTGCTCGCTGTCGCCGTCATCCCGGTCCTCACCGGGCTGAGTGGCGACGCGTTCGGTGACGTGGGAAGCTTCCGGGACGGCTATCGCGCCTGCACCTGGGCCATCGCCGCCCTGCTGGTCGGTGCCTCGGTGATGGCGGCCGTGGGCCTGCCGCGGGTATGTCCCCGGCTGCGAGCGCCCCGGTGCCGTCCCGATCCCGTCGCCGGATCGCCCGGGCACTGA
- a CDS encoding response regulator transcription factor encodes MSEQAQLTRADGSAMRVLVVEDEDTLSELLAMAFRYEGWEVRTATDGPDGVRVAREFRPDVAVLDVMLPGYDGLELLKRMRAETIAAPVLFLSARDAVTDRIAGISAGADDYVTKPFSLEEVVVRVRGMLRRVGAAAAQDDTVLVVGDLTLDLDSREVTRAGDRIELTATEFEVLRYLMQNPRRVLTKRQLLDQVWHYDFGGQTNVVELYISYLRRKIDAGRAGMIHTVRGVGYVIKPAE; translated from the coding sequence ATGAGCGAGCAGGCCCAGCTGACCCGTGCCGACGGATCTGCGATGCGGGTGCTCGTGGTCGAGGACGAGGACACCCTCTCCGAGCTGCTGGCGATGGCCTTCCGGTACGAGGGCTGGGAGGTGCGCACCGCCACCGACGGCCCGGACGGGGTGCGGGTGGCGCGGGAGTTCCGGCCCGATGTCGCCGTCCTCGACGTGATGCTGCCGGGATACGACGGGCTGGAGCTGCTCAAGCGGATGCGGGCCGAGACCATCGCCGCCCCGGTGCTGTTCCTCTCCGCCCGCGACGCCGTCACCGACCGCATCGCCGGGATCAGCGCTGGAGCCGACGACTACGTGACCAAGCCCTTCAGCCTGGAGGAGGTGGTGGTGCGGGTGCGGGGCATGCTCCGCCGGGTCGGTGCCGCCGCCGCCCAGGACGACACCGTCCTGGTGGTCGGCGACCTCACCCTGGACCTCGACAGCCGCGAGGTCACCCGGGCCGGTGACCGGATCGAGCTGACGGCCACCGAGTTCGAGGTGCTGCGCTACCTGATGCAGAACCCGAGGCGGGTGCTGACCAAGCGCCAACTGCTCGACCAGGTGTGGCACTACGACTTCGGCGGCCAGACCAATGTCGTCGAGCTCTACATCTCCTACCTGCGCCGCAAGATCGACGCCGGGCGTGCCGGCATGATCCACACCGTGCGCGGGGTCGGCTACGTGATCAAGCCCGCCGAGTGA